GTCGGCGCCGTGCCCGCCTCGGGCCTGGCCCGCCAGGGTGAGGATTTCGCTGGCGTTGCCCTTGATGACTTGCGGACCGCGTTGCAGCAGGCCGCGTAACTGCTCGTCACGAAACGGGGTGAGGCCCGCGGCCACCGGGTCCAGCAGCCAGGGCGTGCCACGTGCCACGGCCACGTCCAGCGCCCGCTGCGCGGCCTCCAGCCAGTGGCTGTCCAGCGTACCGCTGTTGAGCACCAGTGCCTGGGCGATACCGGCCACCGCTTCGGCCTCTTCACGGGCGAGCAGGGTGAGCTGCGTGCCCCCCACCGCGGCAATGGCCTGGGCGGTGTCGTATTGCACCACCAGATTGCTCAGGTTCTGCACCAGCGGCGCGAGCTCGCCGACGCGCTGATGCACGGACCAGATCCGTTCGGCCGTGAAGGTGGACTGCACGCTGAATACTCCGCCGGCGAGACGCGCCTGGGCTGTGAAGCCGACAGGCGGTCAATAGCCTATAAAAATTGATCGGTGTCTCCCTTATACTGGATTCTTGCCTGCCCGCGGGGGGTAAGGGAAGGGCGAATCATGGTTTTTCGGGAAGCGGTGTTGGAGGCCCTGCTGGGCTGGCGGGGCGCAGGCGCGGAGACGCGCGTGGAGTTGCTGCGCAGTTTGTGCGGCGGTATCCGGCCGCGCAGCTTTCTCACCAATGCCGCGGCGCTGATCCTGCTGGCGGCGCTGCTGCTCCAGGAGGCTGGTGGGTTGGCCCCCGGGGTGTGGCTGGCGGCGCTGTTGGTGGGTGGGCTGTTGCCGCGTCTTTACGCGACGTATCTGTGC
The nucleotide sequence above comes from Alkalilimnicola sp. S0819. Encoded proteins:
- the thiM gene encoding hydroxyethylthiazole kinase, whose amino-acid sequence is MQSTFTAERIWSVHQRVGELAPLVQNLSNLVVQYDTAQAIAAVGGTQLTLLAREEAEAVAGIAQALVLNSGTLDSHWLEAAQRALDVAVARGTPWLLDPVAAGLTPFRDEQLRGLLQRGPQVIKGNASEILTLAGQARGGHGADSRHSVSQAMLAARSLARARNCVVVVSGPRDYLCDAERAVELANGQPLLGRMIGSGCMLGAVLGGYLAVEPDSLLACTAGVACFTVAGELACERASGPGSLKPQFFDALFQLRADDLAQRLKVLQPESA